In Ensifer canadensis, a genomic segment contains:
- the accB gene encoding acetyl-CoA carboxylase biotin carboxyl carrier protein, whose translation MADKKPGIDQALIRDLANILNDTDLTEIEVEQEDLRIRVSRAGTPVAMSMPTYQAQPAVHAAQPAAVVAPAETSRNSKNALTAPMVGTAYLAPAPGARPFIEVGTVVKEGQTVLIIEAMKTMNQIPAPRSGKVTEIFVQDAAPVEYGEPLIVIE comes from the coding sequence ATGGCTGACAAGAAACCCGGTATCGACCAGGCGCTGATCCGCGATCTCGCCAATATCCTGAACGACACGGATCTCACCGAGATCGAAGTGGAGCAGGAAGACCTCCGCATCCGCGTATCGCGCGCCGGCACGCCGGTCGCCATGTCGATGCCGACCTACCAGGCCCAGCCGGCCGTCCACGCTGCGCAGCCCGCTGCAGTTGTCGCTCCGGCCGAGACCAGCCGCAATTCCAAAAACGCCTTAACGGCTCCGATGGTCGGTACGGCCTACCTCGCGCCGGCCCCAGGCGCCCGCCCGTTCATCGAGGTCGGTACCGTGGTCAAGGAAGGTCAGACGGTCCTGATCATCGAAGCGATGAAGACCATGAACCAGATCCCTGCCCCGCGTTCGGGCAAGGTGACCGAAATCTTCGTCCAGGACGCAGCCCCCGTCGAGTATGGCGAGCCGCTGATCGTAATCGAATAA
- the aroQ gene encoding type II 3-dehydroquinate dehydratase, whose protein sequence is MPTKIFVLNGPNLNALGKREPGIYGGQTLADIEAMCTTEGKTLGLEVDFRQSNHEGTLVDWLHEAGEKAAGVAINPAAYGHTSIALHDAIRAIGIPVVELHLSNIHAREEFRHKSMIAPAVKGVICGFGAQSYILALHALKNLTETSK, encoded by the coding sequence ATGCCCACCAAAATTTTCGTGCTGAACGGCCCCAACCTCAATGCGCTCGGCAAGCGCGAACCGGGGATTTATGGCGGCCAGACACTCGCCGACATCGAGGCGATGTGCACCACGGAAGGCAAGACGCTGGGACTGGAGGTCGATTTTCGGCAATCCAACCACGAAGGCACGCTTGTGGACTGGCTGCATGAGGCCGGCGAAAAGGCGGCGGGCGTCGCTATCAATCCGGCAGCCTACGGCCATACGTCGATCGCGCTGCACGATGCCATCCGCGCAATCGGCATCCCGGTGGTCGAACTGCATCTTTCCAACATCCACGCGCGTGAAGAATTCCGCCACAAGTCGATGATCGCCCCGGCGGTCAAAGGCGTCATCTGCGGTTTCGGCGCGCAGAGTTACATTCTGGCGCTGCATGCGCTAAAGAACCTGACAGAAACGTCGAAATAA
- a CDS encoding DsbA family protein, which yields MNFSTKMIAAGTLAAFMAGVSLPQSALALDQKQKEEFGAFIKEYLLANPEIMLEVQEALATKQRAKQQEAAEGAIAENKKAIFNSDYDMVLGNPDGDVTVVEFYDYNCGYCKRALTDMDEILSKDKNIRFVLKELPILGPDSLAAHKVSAAFRLAAPEKYGEFHRALLGGEDRATEETAIAVAGKLGVTEKQLRAKMEKEPHDAAVREAYTLANDLGITGTPSYVIGNEAVFGAVGAEEISTKVSNMRSCGKTAC from the coding sequence ATGAATTTCAGCACGAAAATGATTGCCGCCGGAACGCTCGCCGCGTTCATGGCAGGGGTCAGCTTGCCGCAAAGCGCACTCGCGCTCGACCAGAAACAGAAGGAAGAGTTTGGCGCCTTCATCAAGGAATACCTGCTCGCCAATCCGGAAATCATGCTCGAAGTCCAGGAGGCGCTGGCTACAAAGCAGCGCGCCAAGCAGCAGGAAGCAGCTGAAGGTGCGATCGCCGAAAACAAGAAGGCGATCTTCAACTCAGACTACGACATGGTACTCGGCAATCCTGATGGAGACGTCACCGTCGTCGAGTTCTACGACTACAACTGCGGCTATTGCAAACGTGCGCTGACGGACATGGACGAGATCCTGTCGAAGGACAAGAACATCCGCTTCGTGCTGAAGGAATTGCCGATCCTCGGCCCGGATTCGCTGGCTGCCCACAAGGTCAGCGCTGCATTCCGTCTCGCCGCGCCGGAGAAGTACGGCGAGTTCCATCGGGCCCTGCTCGGCGGCGAGGACCGCGCAACCGAGGAAACGGCGATTGCCGTTGCCGGCAAGCTCGGCGTCACCGAAAAGCAGCTGCGCGCCAAGATGGAAAAAGAGCCGCATGATGCCGCGGTACGCGAGGCCTACACCCTTGCCAACGATCTCGGCATCACCGGCACGCCCTCCTACGTGATTGGCAACGAGGCGGTGTTCGGAGCCGTCGGTGCCGAGGAAATCAGCACCAAAGTGTCCAATATGCGCAGCTGCGGCAAGACCGCCTGCTGA
- a CDS encoding pyridoxal phosphate-dependent aminotransferase: protein MDVLAEATRRRDAGHPVISMAVGQPAHPAPKAALDAARKALEHGRLGYTDALGTLSLRTAIARHYQKRHGIALDPQRIAVTTGSSAGFNLAFLALFDPGDCVAIARPGYPAYRNILAALGLTVVEVEANAESGFTLTPENLARAAAKIGRPLKGVLLASPANPTGTVTGKAGLKALADYCRAENIAFISDEIYHGLTFAGEEASALEVTDDVFVINSFSKYYCMTGWRIGWMVLPELQVRGFERIAQSLYISPPELSQIAAEAALGAQIELDGYKAAYAANRDMLLKRLPEIGFSIASPMDGAFYAYADVSRFTNDSMAFARRMLAEINVAATPGFDFDPLEGHRTMRFSYAGSIADMTEAMERIARWIA, encoded by the coding sequence ATGGACGTGCTGGCCGAGGCAACGCGCCGACGCGACGCCGGCCATCCGGTGATTTCGATGGCTGTCGGCCAACCGGCGCATCCTGCGCCGAAGGCGGCTTTGGATGCGGCGCGCAAGGCGCTCGAGCATGGCCGGCTCGGCTACACCGACGCACTTGGCACCTTGTCTCTCAGAACCGCGATCGCCCGGCACTATCAAAAGCGCCACGGTATAGCGCTTGACCCGCAGCGCATTGCCGTGACCACCGGGTCGTCAGCCGGGTTCAATCTTGCCTTCCTCGCGCTTTTCGACCCCGGCGATTGCGTCGCAATCGCGCGACCCGGATATCCAGCCTACCGCAACATTCTCGCAGCGCTCGGCCTGACGGTCGTGGAGGTCGAGGCCAATGCCGAGAGCGGCTTCACGCTGACGCCGGAAAACCTGGCGCGTGCTGCCGCGAAGATCGGGCGCCCGCTGAAGGGCGTGCTTCTGGCGAGCCCGGCCAATCCGACAGGAACGGTCACGGGCAAAGCGGGGCTCAAGGCGCTTGCCGACTACTGCCGCGCCGAAAACATCGCCTTCATCTCCGACGAAATCTATCATGGGCTGACCTTCGCCGGTGAAGAGGCAAGTGCACTGGAGGTGACCGACGACGTCTTCGTCATCAACTCCTTCTCCAAATACTACTGCATGACCGGGTGGCGTATCGGCTGGATGGTGCTGCCGGAACTGCAGGTTCGCGGCTTTGAGCGTATCGCCCAGAGCCTCTACATTTCGCCGCCGGAGCTGTCGCAGATCGCGGCGGAGGCGGCGCTCGGTGCGCAGATTGAGCTCGATGGCTACAAGGCGGCCTATGCGGCCAATCGCGATATGCTGTTGAAGCGCCTGCCGGAGATCGGCTTTTCGATCGCGTCACCGATGGATGGCGCTTTCTATGCCTATGCGGATGTCAGTCGCTTCACCAATGACAGCATGGCATTTGCCCGGCGGATGCTGGCGGAAATCAACGTGGCGGCAACGCCCGGCTTCGATTTCGATCCGCTTGAAGGGCATCGTACGATGCGGTTCTCCTATGCCGGATCGATAGCCGACATGACCGAAGCGATGGAGCGGATCGCCCGCTGGATCGCCTGA
- a CDS encoding Rne/Rng family ribonuclease, whose amino-acid sequence MAEKMLIDASHSEETRVVVVRGNRIEEFDFESEHKKQIRGNIYLAKVTRVEPSLQAAFVDYGGNRHGFLAFAEIHPDYYQIPLADRQALLKAEAEEARRDDDVEHVETATPTQSGLSVPVDLEIAAETEVVTETAAEAVVEVDAPAEKPKAKPKRPRRTKARIAEEAAAAAATEEADAGEESNGGEMAAMVDTDSVSEDVDSRRRRDDDDDDDDNHDGEKEIIESVGAEDAMEEVPDRHVRKPRKQYRIQEVIKRRQILLVQVAKEERGNKGAALTTYLSLAGRYSVLMPNTARGGGISRKITNLQDRKRLKEIARGLEVPQGMGVILRTAGANRTKVEIKRDFEYLMRLWENVRTLTLNSTAPCLVYEEGSLIKRSIRDLYNKDISEIVVSGEEGYKEAKGFMKMLMPSHAKVVQPYRDVHPIFSRSGIEAQLDRMLQPQVTLKSGGYIIINQTEALVSIDVNSGRSTREHSIEDTALQTNLEAAEEVARQLRLRDLAGLVVIDFIDMEEKRNNRSVEKRLKDCLKNDRARIQVGRISHFGLLEMSRQRIRASVLESTMQTCPHCNGTGHVRSQSSVALHVLRGIEEHLLKNTTHNITVRTIPDIALYLLNQKRATIMDYEQRFGVSIIIEADAHVGAQHFAIDRGEPVENPVKIEQILHFEPEPEEDDDIVIEEDLDEEEAEEVVVEQRQEQPKAAAQADDQNGRKRKRRRRRRGKGSQQAEGATAQDADATEDADDASESDADEDENDTDALTADGEQKRKRRRRGKRGGRRNRPELGEGEVEGEEQAAASGDGEAGEQGDAEAPVEAEVEAVAVVAEAETVAEAVEPVVEKAAKPKRTRKKAVKAEEPVVSADEAAQTAVEAQPEAAEPVPAAIEETAADLEEGKPARANRDLSTIASEPVLTSTVTNKNEGTEEDQSKPKKGGWWQRRGFF is encoded by the coding sequence ATGGCAGAGAAAATGCTTATCGATGCGTCTCACTCTGAAGAGACGCGCGTCGTTGTCGTTCGCGGGAACCGCATAGAAGAATTCGACTTCGAATCGGAACACAAGAAACAGATCCGCGGCAACATCTACCTGGCAAAGGTAACGCGAGTGGAGCCTTCGCTCCAGGCGGCCTTCGTCGACTACGGCGGCAATCGCCACGGATTCCTGGCCTTCGCCGAAATCCATCCCGACTACTACCAGATCCCCCTCGCCGACCGTCAGGCGCTGTTGAAGGCGGAAGCCGAAGAAGCGCGCCGCGACGACGATGTCGAGCACGTTGAGACGGCAACGCCGACCCAGAGCGGGCTCAGCGTTCCGGTCGATCTGGAAATCGCCGCTGAAACGGAAGTCGTCACCGAGACGGCAGCCGAAGCTGTCGTCGAGGTCGATGCGCCCGCCGAGAAGCCCAAGGCAAAGCCGAAGCGCCCACGCCGCACCAAGGCGAGAATCGCCGAAGAGGCCGCTGCAGCTGCAGCGACCGAAGAGGCCGATGCCGGCGAAGAAAGCAATGGTGGCGAGATGGCCGCCATGGTCGACACCGATTCGGTCTCGGAAGACGTCGACAGCCGCCGCCGTCGCGATGACGACGACGATGATGACGACAACCACGACGGCGAAAAGGAAATTATCGAGTCGGTCGGCGCCGAAGACGCGATGGAAGAGGTTCCGGATCGTCACGTCCGCAAGCCGCGCAAGCAGTATCGCATCCAGGAAGTCATCAAGCGTCGCCAGATCCTGCTCGTTCAGGTCGCCAAGGAAGAGCGCGGCAACAAGGGCGCAGCGCTGACGACCTACCTGTCGCTCGCCGGTCGCTACTCGGTGTTGATGCCGAACACGGCCCGTGGTGGCGGCATTTCCCGCAAGATCACCAACCTGCAGGACCGCAAGCGCCTGAAAGAAATTGCGCGTGGCCTCGAAGTGCCGCAGGGCATGGGCGTCATCCTGCGCACGGCCGGTGCCAACCGCACCAAGGTCGAGATCAAGCGCGACTTCGAATATCTGATGCGCCTTTGGGAAAACGTCCGCACGCTGACGCTCAACTCCACGGCCCCCTGCCTCGTCTACGAGGAAGGCAGCCTGATCAAGCGCTCGATCCGCGACCTCTACAACAAGGACATCAGCGAGATCGTCGTTTCCGGCGAGGAAGGCTACAAGGAAGCCAAGGGCTTCATGAAGATGCTGATGCCGAGCCACGCCAAGGTGGTCCAGCCGTACCGCGACGTGCATCCGATCTTCTCGCGCTCCGGTATCGAGGCGCAGCTGGACCGGATGCTGCAGCCGCAGGTGACGCTGAAGTCGGGCGGCTACATCATCATCAACCAGACGGAAGCCCTGGTTTCGATCGACGTGAACTCCGGTCGGTCGACCCGCGAGCATTCGATCGAGGACACGGCGCTTCAGACCAACCTGGAAGCCGCCGAAGAAGTGGCCCGTCAGCTGCGGCTTCGCGACCTTGCTGGCCTCGTCGTCATCGACTTCATCGACATGGAAGAAAAGCGGAACAACCGCTCTGTCGAGAAGAGGCTGAAAGATTGCCTGAAGAACGATCGTGCCCGCATCCAGGTCGGCCGCATCTCGCACTTCGGTCTGCTCGAAATGTCGCGCCAGCGCATTCGCGCTTCGGTGCTCGAATCGACGATGCAGACCTGCCCGCATTGCAACGGCACGGGTCACGTCCGCTCGCAGTCTTCGGTCGCGCTGCATGTCCTGCGCGGTATCGAAGAGCATCTGCTCAAGAACACCACCCACAACATCACCGTTCGCACGATCCCCGATATCGCGCTCTATCTGCTCAACCAGAAGCGCGCCACGATCATGGATTACGAACAGCGCTTCGGCGTCTCGATCATCATCGAGGCTGACGCCCATGTCGGCGCGCAGCATTTCGCGATCGATCGCGGCGAGCCGGTCGAAAACCCGGTCAAGATCGAACAGATTCTGCACTTCGAGCCCGAGCCCGAAGAAGACGATGACATCGTGATCGAAGAGGATCTCGACGAGGAAGAAGCAGAAGAAGTCGTCGTCGAACAGCGCCAGGAGCAGCCGAAGGCTGCGGCCCAGGCCGACGATCAGAACGGCCGCAAGCGCAAGCGTCGTCGCCGCCGTCGCGGCAAGGGCAGCCAGCAGGCGGAAGGTGCGACCGCACAGGACGCCGATGCGACTGAAGATGCCGATGACGCATCCGAAAGCGATGCCGACGAGGACGAAAACGATACGGATGCGCTGACCGCCGATGGCGAACAGAAGCGCAAGCGTCGCCGTCGCGGCAAGCGCGGTGGCCGTCGCAACCGACCAGAACTCGGCGAAGGTGAAGTCGAAGGCGAGGAGCAGGCTGCTGCATCCGGCGACGGCGAAGCGGGCGAGCAAGGCGACGCGGAAGCACCCGTAGAAGCCGAGGTCGAAGCGGTAGCCGTCGTTGCCGAAGCCGAGACCGTCGCGGAAGCAGTGGAACCGGTCGTCGAGAAGGCCGCCAAGCCGAAGCGTACACGCAAGAAGGCCGTCAAGGCTGAGGAGCCTGTCGTCAGTGCCGACGAGGCAGCACAGACCGCGGTCGAAGCACAGCCGGAAGCGGCTGAGCCGGTGCCGGCAGCAATCGAAGAAACGGCCGCTGACCTCGAAGAAGGCAAGCCTGCTCGAGCGAACCGCGACCTTTCGACGATCGCATCGGAACCGGTGCTGACCTCGACGGTCACGAACAAGAACGAAGGCACCGAAGAAGACCAGTCCAAGCCCAAGAAGGGCGGATGGTGGCAGCGCCGCGGCTTCTTCTAA
- a CDS encoding N-acetylmuramoyl-L-alanine amidase, which produces MHASLLSTLLRGGARVAASVFVAGVLMMTGPIAYAAESAPFLAFGARVAGDDARTRVVVEFDRKPDFSIHYVANPVRVVVDLPETAFGLKAESLEPRGLFEAIRYGGMGAGSSRLVLSAKGPVAVTHAEVIEQEGGKSYRLVIDAEKVDQTRFDALLGDQQWTGSVVSAKTDRPTIAPAQKTGAFVIAIDAGHGGIDTGAIGSGTKTEEKHVTLAFAQELVATLNREGGIEAFLTRDKDVFLSLPQRVQIARNKGANLFISIHADTLRQKDIRGATVYTISDKASDHLAADLAQRENLSDEIAGVPLQSEPAEVADILIDLTRRETQAFSVNMARTVVSSFEGQINLINNPHRHAGFRVLQAPDVPSILLELGFMSNKDDEKLLLDPEWRKKVSGLLAVAVKRYREQAVANGG; this is translated from the coding sequence ATGCACGCTTCACTGTTGTCGACACTGCTGCGCGGCGGCGCGCGCGTCGCGGCTTCAGTGTTCGTTGCAGGCGTCTTGATGATGACCGGACCGATAGCATACGCCGCCGAGTCGGCACCGTTTCTGGCATTCGGCGCACGGGTTGCCGGTGACGACGCGCGCACACGTGTCGTGGTCGAGTTCGACCGCAAACCCGACTTTTCCATTCATTATGTGGCAAACCCCGTGCGTGTCGTCGTCGATCTGCCGGAAACCGCCTTTGGCCTGAAGGCCGAGAGCCTCGAGCCGCGGGGATTGTTCGAGGCCATCCGCTATGGCGGCATGGGCGCCGGCAGTTCTCGCCTCGTGTTGTCGGCAAAGGGGCCGGTAGCGGTCACCCATGCCGAAGTCATCGAGCAAGAGGGCGGTAAGAGTTATCGCCTGGTCATCGATGCCGAGAAGGTCGACCAAACCCGGTTCGACGCGCTTCTTGGGGATCAGCAGTGGACGGGCTCGGTGGTCTCGGCAAAAACGGATCGGCCGACAATTGCACCTGCGCAAAAGACCGGTGCATTCGTGATTGCGATCGATGCCGGCCACGGCGGTATCGACACCGGCGCGATCGGCAGCGGCACCAAGACCGAGGAAAAGCATGTCACGCTTGCCTTCGCGCAGGAGCTTGTCGCCACGCTCAACCGCGAAGGCGGCATCGAAGCTTTTCTGACCCGCGACAAGGACGTTTTCCTGTCGCTGCCGCAACGCGTGCAGATCGCCCGCAACAAAGGCGCCAATCTGTTTATTTCGATCCATGCCGACACATTGAGACAGAAGGACATTCGCGGCGCCACCGTCTATACGATTTCCGACAAGGCGTCCGACCATCTGGCGGCCGACCTGGCGCAGCGCGAAAACCTTTCGGACGAGATCGCTGGCGTACCGCTCCAGAGCGAGCCGGCCGAAGTCGCCGATATCCTGATCGACCTGACGCGCCGCGAGACCCAGGCTTTCTCGGTCAACATGGCACGCACTGTCGTGTCGTCCTTCGAGGGGCAGATCAACCTCATCAACAATCCGCACCGTCACGCGGGCTTCCGTGTCTTGCAGGCGCCGGATGTTCCGTCGATCCTGCTCGAGCTCGGATTCATGTCGAACAAGGACGATGAGAAGCTGCTGCTCGATCCGGAATGGCGCAAGAAAGTGTCCGGCCTGCTCGCCGTTGCCGTGAAGCGCTACCGCGAACAGGCTGTCGCAAACGGCGGCTGA
- a CDS encoding penicillin-binding protein 1A produces the protein MIRLIGYFFGIGAFLLLGVAAAVAIYLGSVTKDLPDYEVLAKYSPPVTTRFHAGNGALMAEYARERRLYLPIQAIPDRVKAAFISAEDKNFYQHPGVDITGLARAITVNLQNFGSGRRPVGASTITQQVAKNFLLSSDQTIDRKVKEAILSFRIEQAYSKDRILELYLNEIFFGLNSYGIAGAALTYFDKSVTELTIAETAYLAALPKGPANYHPFRKVDAAIERRNWVIDRMVENGYVTKTDGEDAKKQPLGVNPRRGGAHLFASDFFAEEVRRQIIQKYGDNALYEGGLSVRTSLDPRMQIAARKALQDGLLSYDERRGFHGPVKSIEIGGDWGEPLGKVVSLADVPEWKLAVVLSADGQGVEIGIQPDKEASGKIIAERVTGHISAKNMQWAYRSAAGERKSAKSPEGVLGPGDVVYVEPLAEKGEYRLRQPPKVQGGLVAMDPQTGRVLAMVGGFSYGQSEFNRATQAMRQPGSSFKPFVYAAALDNGYTPASVILDAPIEIVAGGQVWRPENYGGGSAGPSTLRLGIEKSRNLMTVRLANDMGMNIVAEYAERFGIYDKMPPLLAMSLGSGETTVLRMVSAYSVLANGGKQIKPSLIDRIQDRYGKTIFRHEDRTCDNCNAADWGNQEEPVLTDNREQVLDPMTSYQITSMMEGVVLRGTAAGKITLDRPVAGKTGTTNDEKDAWFVGYTPDLVAGLYLGFDNPAPLGRGATGGSLAVPIFNNFMQEAVKGSRPGKFVVPEGMNMIAVNRKTGMAAYEGEPDTIIEAFKPGTGPADTFSVIGGLDQYVPPEEILKNSPQANQAVTSGSNGLF, from the coding sequence ATGATCAGACTGATTGGATATTTCTTCGGCATTGGTGCGTTCTTGCTGCTCGGTGTCGCCGCGGCCGTTGCCATCTATCTCGGCAGCGTCACCAAAGATTTGCCGGATTACGAGGTATTGGCGAAGTATTCTCCGCCGGTCACCACGCGCTTTCACGCCGGTAACGGCGCGCTGATGGCGGAGTACGCCCGCGAGCGGCGTCTCTATCTGCCGATCCAGGCGATCCCGGACCGTGTCAAGGCGGCATTCATTTCGGCCGAAGACAAGAACTTCTATCAGCACCCGGGCGTCGACATCACCGGTCTCGCGCGTGCCATCACCGTCAATCTCCAGAATTTCGGATCGGGTCGCCGCCCCGTCGGCGCGTCGACGATCACGCAGCAGGTGGCCAAGAACTTCCTGCTTTCGTCGGACCAGACGATCGACCGCAAGGTCAAGGAAGCGATCCTCTCCTTCCGTATCGAGCAGGCCTATAGCAAGGACCGTATTCTCGAACTCTATCTCAACGAGATCTTCTTCGGCCTCAATTCCTATGGCATCGCCGGTGCAGCACTCACCTATTTCGATAAATCGGTGACAGAACTGACCATCGCAGAAACTGCGTACCTTGCGGCTCTGCCGAAGGGTCCGGCCAACTACCATCCTTTCCGCAAGGTGGATGCTGCGATCGAGCGACGCAACTGGGTCATCGACCGTATGGTCGAGAACGGCTACGTCACCAAGACCGACGGCGAAGACGCCAAGAAGCAGCCGCTCGGCGTCAATCCTCGCCGCGGTGGCGCACATCTCTTCGCATCCGATTTCTTTGCCGAGGAAGTGCGTCGGCAGATCATTCAGAAGTACGGCGACAACGCGCTTTATGAAGGTGGCCTTTCGGTCCGTACCTCACTCGATCCGCGCATGCAGATCGCCGCGCGCAAGGCGCTGCAAGACGGGCTGCTCAGCTATGACGAACGCCGCGGTTTCCACGGTCCGGTCAAGTCGATCGAGATCGGCGGCGACTGGGGCGAGCCGCTCGGCAAGGTCGTGTCCTTGGCCGACGTGCCGGAATGGAAGCTCGCTGTCGTGCTTTCGGCCGATGGTCAGGGTGTCGAGATCGGCATCCAGCCGGACAAGGAAGCCTCCGGCAAGATCATCGCAGAACGCGTGACCGGTCATATCTCCGCAAAGAACATGCAGTGGGCCTATCGCTCGGCCGCTGGCGAACGCAAATCCGCCAAGTCGCCTGAAGGTGTGCTGGGCCCGGGCGACGTCGTCTATGTCGAGCCGTTGGCAGAAAAGGGTGAATACCGCCTGCGTCAGCCGCCGAAGGTCCAGGGTGGCCTCGTCGCGATGGATCCGCAGACCGGCCGCGTGCTGGCGATGGTCGGCGGCTTTTCCTACGGTCAGTCGGAATTCAACCGCGCGACCCAGGCGATGCGCCAGCCGGGTTCCTCGTTCAAGCCGTTCGTTTATGCTGCTGCGCTCGACAACGGCTATACGCCCGCATCCGTTATTCTCGATGCGCCGATCGAAATCGTTGCCGGTGGCCAGGTCTGGCGCCCTGAGAACTATGGCGGCGGCTCGGCCGGCCCGTCGACGCTGCGCCTCGGCATCGAGAAATCGCGTAACTTGATGACGGTTCGCCTTGCGAACGACATGGGCATGAACATCGTTGCCGAATATGCCGAACGCTTCGGCATCTACGACAAGATGCCACCGCTGCTGGCGATGTCGTTGGGCTCGGGCGAAACGACGGTGCTGCGCATGGTTTCGGCCTATTCGGTTCTTGCCAATGGCGGCAAGCAGATCAAGCCTTCGCTGATCGACCGGATCCAGGACCGCTACGGCAAGACGATCTTCCGTCATGAAGACCGGACCTGCGACAACTGCAACGCGGCTGATTGGGGCAACCAGGAAGAACCTGTCTTGACCGACAACCGCGAACAGGTTCTCGACCCGATGACCTCCTACCAGATCACCTCGATGATGGAGGGGGTGGTCCTGCGTGGCACCGCCGCCGGCAAGATCACGCTCGATCGCCCTGTTGCCGGCAAGACCGGCACCACCAACGACGAGAAGGACGCCTGGTTCGTCGGCTACACGCCTGATCTTGTCGCCGGCCTCTACCTCGGCTTCGATAATCCGGCCCCGCTCGGTCGCGGCGCGACAGGTGGCAGCCTTGCCGTGCCGATCTTCAACAATTTCATGCAGGAAGCCGTCAAGGGTTCGCGCCCGGGCAAGTTCGTGGTGCCGGAAGGCATGAACATGATCGCCGTCAACCGCAAGACCGGCATGGCGGCCTACGAGGGCGAGCCGGACACGATCATCGAAGCC